Proteins from one Acidobacteriota bacterium genomic window:
- a CDS encoding HlyD family efflux transporter periplasmic adaptor subunit — MDIQRSKSVARNRQLRHVALAFVVLCAVVGVSLWVSRLKPAAPTVDRATVWIDTVKRGPMLRQVRGLGTLVPEEIRWIPAGSQGKVENILVKPGAEVKADTILMELSNPELEQSVLDAGLQLKAAEAEYASLKVRLESTLLDQQAAASSVKSDFIQAKMRSDSDEQLAKDGLISDLNRKLSRVTADQLKTRTEIEQKRLAIHDDSVKAQLGAQQARIEQLKALADLRKSQLADLKVKAGMSGVVQLIPVQVGQQVTPGTNLARIADPTRLKAEIRIAETQAKDVLVGQLTTVDTRNGTVNGKVVRIDPSVQNGTVTVDVSLEGELPKGARPDLSVDGTVELERLDDVVFVGRPVQGQPNSTIGIFKIESDGKHAVRVPVKLGRSSVNTIEVVEGLKPGEQVILSDMSAWDAVDRIQLN; from the coding sequence ATGGACATCCAACGAAGCAAATCCGTCGCACGAAATCGCCAATTACGCCACGTTGCACTTGCCTTTGTCGTGCTGTGCGCCGTGGTTGGGGTGAGTTTATGGGTTTCCCGATTGAAGCCCGCCGCTCCGACAGTTGACCGGGCAACAGTCTGGATTGACACCGTCAAACGCGGGCCGATGCTGCGTCAGGTTCGGGGACTGGGGACGCTGGTACCCGAAGAAATCCGGTGGATCCCAGCGGGGAGTCAGGGGAAAGTGGAAAATATTCTGGTCAAACCCGGAGCGGAAGTCAAAGCCGACACGATTTTGATGGAATTAAGCAATCCAGAGCTTGAGCAAAGCGTTCTCGATGCCGGACTCCAACTCAAAGCTGCCGAAGCTGAGTATGCCAGCCTCAAAGTCCGGTTGGAAAGCACGCTCCTTGACCAGCAAGCGGCTGCTTCATCGGTCAAATCCGACTTTATCCAGGCCAAAATGCGATCAGACTCAGATGAGCAACTCGCCAAAGATGGGTTGATCTCAGATCTCAACCGAAAATTGTCTCGTGTTACGGCGGACCAGTTGAAAACGCGCACTGAAATTGAACAAAAACGACTGGCCATTCACGATGATTCGGTCAAAGCTCAGCTTGGCGCCCAGCAGGCACGCATCGAACAACTCAAAGCCCTGGCTGACCTGCGCAAGAGCCAGCTCGCTGACTTGAAAGTCAAAGCTGGAATGTCTGGGGTGGTGCAGTTAATTCCGGTTCAGGTTGGACAACAGGTCACTCCAGGCACCAACCTGGCCCGGATTGCCGATCCAACCCGGCTCAAAGCTGAGATTCGGATTGCCGAAACCCAGGCCAAAGATGTGCTTGTCGGGCAATTGACCACTGTGGACACCCGCAACGGCACGGTGAATGGGAAAGTTGTCCGCATTGATCCATCAGTGCAAAATGGCACGGTCACGGTGGATGTCAGCCTGGAAGGCGAACTGCCAAAAGGCGCCCGACCTGACCTGAGCGTTGACGGAACGGTTGAACTTGAGCGGCTCGATGATGTGGTTTTTGTGGGCCGTCCGGTTCAGGGCCAGCCCAACAGCACCATTGGCATATTCAAAATCGAATCCGATGGCAAACACGCGGTTCGAGTCCCAGTGAAACTGGGGCGGAGTTCAGTGAACACTATCGAAGTCGTTGAGGGTCTTAAACCCGGTGAACAGGTCATACTTTCAGATATGTCGGCCTGGGATGCCGTTGATCGAATTCAGCTTAATTGA